From the Candidatus Paceibacterota bacterium genome, the window AGTTTCCAGATAATACTCGCCGAGTACACCACGCTGTTTCGGATTTTTCAGCATATCCTGCAGAGATTGCAGCTGATCGGTGAAAGAAACTACCTGACGGTTGGTTTCATCCAATTTGGTCAGGCCGGCCGTGACATCTTTAATCAGTTTAGCGGATTCGGAAAATTGAGTCTTAACCGCTTCATTCATCAATTTCCCGGTCTCCCCCATTTTCTCATCCACCGTGCGTCGCAAGTCATTCATTTGCTGAAACAGCAAATCAAAACTTTTGTCGGAAGTGGCAGGATTGACGGGCATAGCCTGACGACGAAAAACCACCCAGAAAATGGCCATGGCTACTACAATTAAAATAACCAATAAAATAGTTGTCATCGAGGCTATTATAACATGCTATAATATCGCTAATTATGGCTCTACAGCAGCAAATTAAGGACCAAATCAAAGAAGCAATGCTCGCCAAAGAGGCAGTCAGATTGAGTGTTTTGCGCGGCCTTTCTTCGGCTTTTACCAATGAATTAGTGGCTACTAAGCGAAAGCCTGATGTCGAGCTTCCCGATGAAGAAGCGATTAGCGTTATTCGACGGCAGGTAAAGCAGAGAAAAGATTCAATTGAACAGTTTCGGAAAGGCGGCCGCGAGGATTTGGCGGCCGCCGAAGAAGCGGAGATGAAAATTCTGGAAGTTTATCTTCCTCAAATGATGAGCCGGGAAGAGATTCTCAAAGTAGCAGAAGCGAAGAAAGCCGAACTCGGTATCACCGACAAATCCAAGATGGGTGCCTTCATGGGCGCCGTGATGAAAGAATTAAAAGGCCGCGCCGACGGCGCGGCCGTCAAAGAAGTAGTTGAAAGTTTATTTTAATGTCACAAGAACAATTTAAACAAATAGAATGGGAGAGTAAGGAACAAATTCATAATCTGGCTGATGAAGTCGAGAGTCGTTTACCTATATCCGATGTAGAAAGACAGAAGGAAATTTCCAAAATTATTGTTGATAAGGAAGTCCCGGCAGAAATAGCTCCTTTTGTTCATAAAAAGGTTGCCGATGAATTAAGACAACGCAAAGAAAGATTCTATGAATCTGTTGGCGGGAAAGAAAATTTTGAAAGAGGGGCAAAAAGAAATGCTTTTCAAAACGAGTTCCCAGAAGATCTATAATTGACTTCTCGAAACAGAGTGATAATCTTGGAGCGGAATGAATAACGCCCTTTTTTCTCTTCGCTCTCAACCATATGAACAGATTTCCGTTATCCTGATAATATCTTCCGCGATAGTGGAGATTAGCGAAAACAAAATTCTTAGCCAAGAACAGAGGCAAAAGCGTGAAGAGCTTTTAAGAAATTGCTGGCATGGTGCGGCTTTAAGCTTAGCCCATTATATCCAGCGTCGAGCCAGCGCGCCTGAAACTGTTCAGATTCTCGAATATTTTCGAAAAATCGCTCCTCATACTGCAGCTGGTTTTCAACAAGGTTATCTTCAGCCGCGAAAGGAGTCCTGATAATGTGGGACTTCAACAATCCTGACCACTGTAAAACGACCAGGACAGAATTGGAAAATTTTCGAAAAGCTCACCCAAGTATTAATGAGCAACAAGCCATTAGCATCGTCCTGGAGCGTCATCCGATGGACGAGACAAATCGCGAGTCTTTTCGAAAATTTTTGACCGCGGTAAATCGAGGTATAGAGCAACGTCGACGAAAACGTCAGTACTTTGCTCATCACCGCGCCTATGAAGAGGTTCGAGAGGCTGCGATGAATAGACCACGCCCCAAAATCAGGAGACTGCCCTCTTCTTGAGAGTAGTCTTTTTATTTAATACAAATCTCCAGGGTTTCTTGGCCCAATAATCGCCAGCGTAATTGATGCCGATGCGGGGAGTCTTGAGAATTTCAGATTTTTTAATTTTGATTCCCCGGTCTTCAATCCATAAGCCGCTTGTCCGCATAGCGGGTTTCGTATTTAATCTTCGGTCAATCTCCAACAATCTAGTCAGTTTGCCAGGGCCGCCGGCCTTGCCGGCGGCCCTGATCAAAACGGCGGCCGGATAATCTTTTGGCCCAGTGACAATGTTGAGCATTTCATACATGCCATACACTAAATAAACATACCAGTGACCCGCTTCGCCAAACATCACTTCTGTTCGAGCCGTTCTCCCTTTCGAAGCGTGGCAAGCTAAATCCTTCTCGCCATCATAAGCTTCGGTTTCAGTAATCATTAAAGCAATCTCTTTTCGGCCAATTTTTCGCACCAAATACTTCCCTACCAAATCCTCCGCCACTTTCAAAACCGGCCGATGGAAGAATCTTTTGTCTAAGACTTTTCGCATGATTTAGGAGTATAACAGATTGACTTCAGAGACATTAGTGATAGGTTAAAAATGGATATGATAAAACCCATACTTCATGATTTATCTCAAATAGAGGAGAAGCCTGTTCTTTACAGCGAAGCTCACTGGATAGACATTTTCCGGCAAAAAGGTGCATGGTGGCAACATGATGGAAATCCGAAACGGCCACATGCCCTGCTTACTAACGGTGATCACAGCGACGGTTTCTTCAATTGCGGATTAGTTCTCGAAGATGCTCTTGTGGTCGAAGAGATTTCGAGAGATCTAGTTGGTAAACTTTGTTTAAAAGGTTACAAAAACAACGTTTACAGTGAAAAGCCGCATTATGTTGTTGGTCCGGCGATGGGAGCCATTGTCCTTGCATACGCTGTGGCGCTGGAGCTTCAACGGACGTGGATACCGAGTTTGGTAGATAACCCATTCGTCTGGCGGAGCGTATTTACAGAAAAGGAGGAGCCGTCCGAAATGGTATTTAAGCGGATCGTACCTCCTCGCGGTTCTGTAGCCTTACCGATCGAGGATACCATAACAACAAGCAAGAGTGTCGGTAAGACCATCTCAGCTTGTGAACAAGCAGGAATGGAAGTCCTTCCGTATGTCCTAGCTGTTCTTAACAGATCGGACCTAATGACAGTCGGGCAAGGTAATGGTCAAATTGTAGCTTTGGTCACTAAGCGAATGAACAATTGGTCTCCGGCTGAATGCCCTTTGTGTAAGAAAGGTTCAAAAGCCCTTCGTCCAAAGACTCCAGCCAGTAACTGGGATCTTCTCACGGCTACTTATTAGTGCAGGCGGCGCGACTTTTAAACGCGCCGCCTTTTTATTTGCCTCCCTATTCTTTATTCGTTATTCTTAGTTCGTTCAAAGAGGCCCTATCGTCTAACGGTTAGGACACGAGCTTCTCAAGCTCGGAATCCGGGTTCGATTCCCGGTAGGGTCACCGGTCAATTTGGCGGCTTAAAATATAAGTTTTAATTTTTTCAACAGAAAACTTTTTCGAACTGCTGATATAATTTAGTGGTGAAAAAATTCTTTATATTTATCTTAGTTATCGTCATTGCACTCATACTGACTTTTTTCATATGGGGATTTATAAAAGATTTCTCACCATCACCAATTTCTTCACTTACTAATCCACCCAAACCTGACGCCGCACACGCTCCCGTTGTCATTAATAATGGAACGAGATACTTTACTCTCAATGGAGAATTCTCAATTATCTTGCCACGTGAATATCAAGTATCCACCCAATATGGGATTCCCGGTAAGCAGATTATGCCCCCTGAAGCAGGAGCACAAATCTTTATTGCTACCAGTTCCGATACTTTAATCGATATTAGAAATTTACGAAGTAGTTATAGCAAAGATTTTACTCAAAAGGAGGCAGTCGATACACTTTCTAAATTTGGAGAATCCCTCAATATAAATAATTTTACAGGTGAAAGCTTCGGGTCTGTAACCGAAGTCCGGTTAGGGTCTAATTATTATGGGGTTAGAGTGGGAACCGCGCCGGAGACAAGATCTGATAATGGTCAACCAATTACCAGGAATATTCGGCAATATATTACCTACTATAACCAAGCTTCTTACATTATTGAATTTGTCGATTATGCTCCTAATTCGATAAACGACTCTTCGTCGGATCAAATTGTTTCAACTATTAATTTTAATTGATTGATTCCTGATTGGATATAATTCCGCTGCTTCCCAAGTTCTGAAAGCTACCCTATGGGGTCATGAAAATGGGTTAGAAAAGAGTGAACTGCTTCACTCTTTCATGTTTTTATAAAGCCGGAGTATATCGCCATCTCTAGCCGATGCGAGGCGGGGTCGCGAACATTTAGTCCTCGCAGTGTTGTTTTTTTCAACCCGAGAAGACGTAGTGATTCGTGACATAAGATAAATTGTTTTTTGGAATTTTTGCTGCATCAAAAATATCCGTGACCGAGCTTACCGGTCGGGTCATAAAAGCACTCTTTATTTTGAAATTGATTTTGGGCTTTTCTCCTGTTAGGCTGAAGATAGATGAAATTACCTCACGACCTTGAAAAATTGAGAAAGCTAAGGCTGAAAATTTCCGACTTAAAGTTGTTCATTTTAGAGCGTCGAAAAGTCCTCCGTAATCATCGGGACCAGAGACTAGATGATCGTTGTTGGCTCGATGATTATCTCTTATTCGCCTTTCTTGACGATTCGCCCCCCACGCCTACTCGTTTGCCGCCATTCCACCTGATGATGAAAGAGTGTGGATCTTTCTACTTTCATTGTCGGGCAGATGAAGCAGACCCGGTTCCGGCCGATGCAATTCTTGATCCATTGGAGTGGGATCGGGATCTAGAGATTGTAAACGAACATGATTTCTTTATGCATCTTCATAGTATGCAGCAAGGATTCTTAATCCTACGGGAAATTAAAAGTCGACCCAAGACGGTCGATGATTACCGTCGGCTTTACAGTACACTACCAGAAAAGTTGCCAGCCGATTTCAGGCTGCCGCCTGAGCCAGACTTTCTCGGCGAAAGAAAAGCTCCATATGCTGGCTGCCCTTCCTTCTGGCGAAGTCACAACGTCTGCAAAGGTCCCTGCTGCCTTGATAGATGGGGACCGTGTGACCAAATTGCCTTAAGGCAGATTGAAGCTTCTTTAAAGAGATAGATCGGTCGCGCGAGAATACGCGCGACTTTTTATTTACCTCCTCATCCACTCCTCATCCTGACGAACTAAAAGTTGTTTTTTGAGAGCTGGTTCGGCCATCACCTCTTCTACTACCCTTTCCATTCGAACTCCTTGCGAACCTTTTACTAAAATTAAATCGCCAGCTTTAATCAGTGATTCGAGAAGCTTCCCCGCCTCGCGCGAATCTTCACACTGATAAATTACTTTTTCGCTCAAGCCGCCATTCAGGGCTCCTTCAGCAATATACTTAGCTCGCAATCCAACTGTAATTAAAATATCTGAAACGGCGGCCGCAATCTCGCCCAATCTCTTGTGCTCCTCAGCCGAGTGCCGCCCGATCTCCAACATATCTCCCAAGACGGCCATCTTCCGCCCGTTTACTTTTGCTTCTTTCAAAGTCTTCAAGGCCTCTTCCAGAGCAACCGGCGAAGAATTATAAGTATCATCAATAATCATAGTCTCCTTCTCCCCAGCCACTAGATGCATGCGTCCCGGAGCGGGCAGATGCTTTTCAAAAACGGAGGTAATAGAAAGGAGTGGCAGACCTTCGGCAATTCCCACCAAGAGGGCCGCTAAAATCGGATACATATGATGTTCTCCCAGCACTCCGCTGATCACTACAGGCAAACTATTCCCTTCATAATCGGCTTTGAAAGCAAACCCTTGAGGAAATCGGTTAGTCTCCTCGTAGAGAATGGCGTAAGCATCTCCGGAAAGAGTAGCCGAGCGATCGGTGCCGTAAGTTAGAGTTCTCTCTTGAGAGAGGGTTTTCATGGACATGGCGTCTTCATCATCAGCATTCAAAATCAAAGTGCCGCCTTTTTTCAAGGCTCTGACCAAATTTCCTTTCTCATTTACCACTTCTTCTCGAGATTCGAAAAACTCAATATGCGCCGGCACTGTCCCGAAACGAGTAATAACTGTTACATCTGGTTTTAACCAGCGTGTTAGTTTCTCCAATCCTCCAGGCCGATCCACTCCGATTTCCAGCACTAACCATTTTGGGTATTTGGCTTTAGTTAAAATCAATTTAAAACCGGCCAGAATATTGCCAAACCAGATCCAAAAGCTGTTCCAGCCGTTAGGGCGGCCTAGAATGGTCAGCGGTACGCCGAGCTGGCTATTGAAACTTTTATCGCTTTTTCGGACATGAAATTGACTGGAAAGGACGACGTAGATGGCGTCTTTGGTGGAAGTCTTGCCAACACTTCCGGTAACGGCCACAATCTTGGGCTTATATTTTTTTAAAACTACCCGCGATTGCCACCAAATAATAGAGAGTACGATTTGTCGGAAAAATGATTTCATAATTGATTCCGTCATTCCAGCCTTAGCGGGAATCACAATCTATCTGTCCGGCGGAATATTGTAATAGTTTATCAAAAATTTAGTTAAATCGAGAAAGGCCGGGGCCAAAGTTTCGGAAGAAAATCTTACTCCCTTGGGATAGACGGTGTACATAAAAACTAAAAACTGCGGATCATAGGCCGGCAAATATCCGAAGAAAGAGTGCAGATATCGATCTTCGTAATAACCGCCGCCGCTCGGTAAAGCAATTTGGGCCGTTCCAGTTTTCTCGGCAATGCTGTAATGAGG encodes:
- a CDS encoding GatB/YqeY domain-containing protein; amino-acid sequence: MALQQQIKDQIKEAMLAKEAVRLSVLRGLSSAFTNELVATKRKPDVELPDEEAISVIRRQVKQRKDSIEQFRKGGREDLAAAEEAEMKILEVYLPQMMSREEILKVAEAKKAELGITDKSKMGAFMGAVMKELKGRADGAAVKEVVESLF
- a CDS encoding DNA-3-methyladenine glycosylase; translation: MRKVLDKRFFHRPVLKVAEDLVGKYLVRKIGRKEIALMITETEAYDGEKDLACHASKGRTARTEVMFGEAGHWYVYLVYGMYEMLNIVTGPKDYPAAVLIRAAGKAGGPGKLTRLLEIDRRLNTKPAMRTSGLWIEDRGIKIKKSEILKTPRIGINYAGDYWAKKPWRFVLNKKTTLKKRAVS
- the murF gene encoding UDP-N-acetylmuramoyl-tripeptide--D-alanyl-D-alanine ligase: MKSFFRQIVLSIIWWQSRVVLKKYKPKIVAVTGSVGKTSTKDAIYVVLSSQFHVRKSDKSFNSQLGVPLTILGRPNGWNSFWIWFGNILAGFKLILTKAKYPKWLVLEIGVDRPGGLEKLTRWLKPDVTVITRFGTVPAHIEFFESREEVVNEKGNLVRALKKGGTLILNADDEDAMSMKTLSQERTLTYGTDRSATLSGDAYAILYEETNRFPQGFAFKADYEGNSLPVVISGVLGEHHMYPILAALLVGIAEGLPLLSITSVFEKHLPAPGRMHLVAGEKETMIIDDTYNSSPVALEEALKTLKEAKVNGRKMAVLGDMLEIGRHSAEEHKRLGEIAAAVSDILITVGLRAKYIAEGALNGGLSEKVIYQCEDSREAGKLLESLIKAGDLILVKGSQGVRMERVVEEVMAEPALKKQLLVRQDEEWMRR